Proteins from a single region of Carassius gibelio isolate Cgi1373 ecotype wild population from Czech Republic chromosome A5, carGib1.2-hapl.c, whole genome shotgun sequence:
- the LOC128010988 gene encoding uncharacterized protein LOC128010988 isoform X1, protein MKWTCKYCIFDSTKRKIIIQHYKLKHGHHGRTCPLPCIYQDCVCSFRTQATLIRHLHTHHAKSVDHVNSRVKCNLCSFSEACNLKQYFSHLGIHLKNNENVQCPFEDCSFQTCVFSTFAAHRSKRHHSQNTGHFKAELISCQIEEVEERFEHTDNQPADSLPAEGCWHPVQSSPLHSNPDLPVEGLIQHKLASLFLRMEAILHVSKTAIQEIVEELGSIGSNVGELAEMSVKQVLNKHNCSLDSSVIAAITETVLETNPLAFLSKRGPLSSIYKRTTYYKDNFTVIEPVEYTLDASRKNTFVYVPILKVLTALLNRSDVLDKVLQSDQADTWKHPETIKTFRDGLYFKDNKILFSDELRIALGLYIDDFEVCNPLGTSRKKHKLCAIYWLIANLPGRDRSTLSSIYLATLCKTKDVKEYGYDKILEPLLSDVEVLEQHGVFVQTLGASIRGTILYVSADNLGAHSLAGFQESFSTNKFCRFCLAARDEIQTHEVRERRFPKRTEELHEQTLCEIQKNKDSHAVVDGVKRDCPLNRLAHFSTMKGFPPDFLHDVFEGVVPLELSLCLKKLIQKKYFTLDELNAAIQSFPYRFSDKTNRPQQILKSFQLKGSLGGNGHENWSLLRLLPLIIGSKVPENDATWSLILELKDIVEILASSQFSTESLDYLDSKISDHRKLLQDEFPDFRLRPKHHFIEHYPELIKCFGPVIDFWTIRFEAKHSFFKKAVHDSGNFKNVMLTLAQRHQLTLAYHLDMPTLFKPYLVVDHVSVLSTECLDLSFKLAVKSKYSNVTSISVASSACIYGTRYSEGMFLSVGYTSGLPDFGRLVKILIVMNKPAFLIEPYSAWYSEHFRCFELTKYTTCELRVVDPDELNDYHPLSSYAVLDKKLMISPKTFLLN, encoded by the coding sequence ATGAAGTGGACTTGTAAGTACTGCATTTTTGACagtacaaaaagaaaaattatcattcagcattacaaattaaaacatggaCATCATGGGAGGACCTGTCCTTTGCCATGTATTTACCAAGATTGTGTCTGCTCCTTTAGAACTCAGGCAACACTGATAAGACATTTGCATACGCATCATGCAAAATCTGTCGATCACGTGAATTCCCGGGTGAAGTGTAACCTCTGCAGTTTCTCAGAGGCCTGCAATTTGAAGCAGTACTTCTCCCACCTGGGCATTCActtgaaaaacaatgaaaatgtccAGTGCCCATTTGAAGACTGCAGTTTTCAAACTTGTGTGTTCTCTACATTTGCGGCTCACAGAAGTAAAAGACACCATTCCCAAAATACTGGACATTTTAAAGCAGAGTTAATTTCATGTCAAATCGAAGAGGTTGAGGAAAGGTTTGAACATACAGATAATCAACCTGCGGACAGCCTACCAGCCGAAGGGTGTTGGCACCCAGTCCAGTCCAGTCCATTGCATTCCAATCCAGATCTTCCTGTTGAGGGCTTGATTCAACATAAGTTGGCTTCACTGTTTTTACGCATGGAAGCCATTTTACATGTCTCAAAGACAGCCATTCAAGAAATAGTTGAAGAACTTGGAAGCATTGGTAGTAATGTTGGAGAGCTTGCTGAGATGTCAGTTAAACAGGTCTTAAACAAACACAACTGTTCATTGGATTCCTCAGTTATTGCTGCCATTACCGAAACGGTCTTGGAAACAAATCCTTTAGCCTTTTTGTCCAAAAGGGGTCCTCTTAGCTCTATTTACAAAAGAACAACATACTACAAAGATAATTTCACTGTGATAGAACCTGTAGAATACACTCTTGATGCTTCTcggaaaaacacatttgtttatgtaccaattttaaaagttttaactgCGCTGTTGAATCGAAGTGACGTCCTTGACAAGGTTTTACAGTCAGACCAAGCAGATACATGGAAACATCCtgaaacaattaaaacatttagggATGGGCTGTATTTTAAGGACAACAAgatccttttttcagatgaattGCGCATAGCCCTTGGACTTTACATTGACGATTTTGAAGTGTGTAACCCTTTGGGCACTTCAAGGAAAAAGCACAAACTTTGTGCCATTTACTGGTTAATTGCAAATCTTCCAGGAAGAGACCGGTCCACTTTATCATCCATCTACCTTGCAACATTATGTAAGACCAAGGATGTCAAAGAGTATGGATACGACAAAATTCTTGAACCGCTTCTTTCAGACGTTGAAGTACTTGAACAACATGGAGTGTTTGTTCAGACACTGGGTGCAAGTATAAGAGGAACAATACTCTATGTGTCTGCAGACAATTTAGGCGCACACTCGCTTGCTGGATTTCAAGAAAGTTTTTCAACAAACAAGTTCTGCAGATTTTGTTTGGCAGCACGTGATGAGATTCAGACACATGAAGTTAGAGAGAGGAGGTTCCCAAAGAGAACGGAGGAGTTGCATGAGCAGACTCTTTGTGAAATTCAGAAGAACAAGGATTCACACGCAGTAGTAGATGGTGTTAAGAGGGACTGTCCTCTTAACAGACTTGCACATTTCTCCACCATGAAAGGCTTTCCCCCTGACTTTCTCCACGACGTCTTTGAAGGTGTTGTACCCCTGGAGCTAAGTCTTTGTTTGAAGAAACTGATTCAGAAGAAATATTTCACATTGGACGAGTTGAATGCCGCAATTCAGTCCTTCCCATATAGATTTTCTGACAAAACAAACCGACCACAGCAGATCTTAAAATCATTCcaactgaaaggttctttaggaGGCAACGGACATGAAAACTGGAGCCTTCTGCGGTTATTACCTTTGATTATTGGTTCAAAAGTTCCAGAAAATGATGCAACCTGGAGTTTAATTCTTGAACTGAAGGACATTGTTGAGATTTTAGCCTCATCTCAGTTTTCCACAGAGAGTTTGGACTACCTTGATTCAAAAATATCAGATCACCGGAAATTGTTGCAAGACGAATTTCCAGACTTCAGACTCCGTCCAAAGCACCATTTTATCGAGCACTATCCAGAACTAATCAAATGTTTTGGACCAGTGATTGATTTCTGGACCATACGATTTGAAGCAAAACACAGCTTTTTTAAAAAAGCTGTGCATGACTCTggaaactttaaaaatgtaatgcttaCATTAGCCCAGCGACATCAGCTGACACTTGCTTACCACCTTGACATGCCAACTCTTTTCAAGCCATATTTAGTGGTTGATCATGTTTCAGTTCTGTCCACTGAGTGCCTGGATCTttcatttaagctggcagttaaATCCAAATATTCCAATGTTACATCGATATCTGTTGCATCCAGTGCATGCATATATGGCACCAGGTACTCTGAGGGAATGTTTCTTTCTGTGGGATACACCAGTGGGCTTCCAGACTTTGGCAGACTTGTCAAAATATTGATTGTTATGAACAAACCTGCCTTTCTCATTGAACCGTATTCAGCATGGTACAGTGAGCATTTCAGATGCTTTGAACTAACTAAGTATACCACTTGTGAGTTGAGAGTTGTTGATCCAGATGAATTGAATGATTATCATCCCTTGTCCTCATATGCAGTGCTTGATAAGAAGCTGATGATTTCACCGAAGACATTCCTCCTTAACTAA